One stretch of Corynebacterium callunae DSM 20147 DNA includes these proteins:
- a CDS encoding PLDc N-terminal domain-containing protein, which produces MSKKFDSLPGTIRSLRADWLDLSTEQRFPIIGAVVAELSGKIATWISLYRRPAEKIRGPKWMWFLLTFVNGIGPTLYWSFGRKK; this is translated from the coding sequence ATGAGCAAAAAGTTTGATAGCTTGCCTGGCACCATTCGATCACTGCGCGCTGATTGGCTAGATCTTAGTACTGAGCAGCGCTTTCCTATTATTGGCGCGGTTGTTGCGGAACTCAGCGGAAAAATCGCCACCTGGATTTCCCTCTACCGTCGCCCCGCCGAAAAGATCCGTGGACCTAAATGGATGTGGTTCCTTTTGACGTTTGTCAACGGCATCGGACCCACCTTGTACTGGAGTTTCGGCAGAAAGAAATAG
- a CDS encoding ACT domain-containing protein produces the protein MFAIMTVTGQDHTGIIAAVSTALAELEVNIHNVSQTIMDQWFTMILHIAFDENQVDIATLQEKMKPVEAAQGLIIRIQSEALFSAVNEI, from the coding sequence ATGTTCGCAATCATGACTGTCACGGGACAGGATCACACCGGAATTATCGCTGCCGTTTCCACTGCTCTGGCTGAGCTTGAGGTTAATATTCACAACGTTTCTCAGACCATTATGGACCAATGGTTCACCATGATTTTGCATATCGCATTTGATGAAAATCAGGTTGATATTGCCACCTTGCAGGAAAAAATGAAGCCTGTTGAGGCAGCCCAGGGCTTGATTATTCGAATCCAGTCTGAGGCTTTGTTCTCCGCGGTCAACGAGATTTAG